A single window of Apium graveolens cultivar Ventura unplaced genomic scaffold, ASM990537v1 ctg548, whole genome shotgun sequence DNA harbors:
- the LOC141702678 gene encoding putative apyrase 7, protein MDPNSPSKSKLEINGVIGSRKVLKFGVALLVIMLICVFFVYYMSKTAFFTVVLDCGSSGTRVNVYEWRKGGYLSDSDLPILVHSYPDDLVKIDEGYSQKGGCFYHCVQTEPGLDKFLGNFSGVSEALKPLIRLAELWVPLERHGETPIFVLATAGLRRLLDDDAKKILKDVEEVVKGHGFMFRESWIRVLSGKEEAHYGWVALNYQMGIFGNLSRLPSLGLLDLGGSSLQVVTEIDDPRENENVLRARIGLVEHWILAYSLPAFGLNEGFDRTVAMLSHTQARKEGTLGTFRVSHPCLSSAFVKNYTCGGCFGKKINDVKELSTLSRENDAHSIVLVGDPNWEKCKGLSRAVAVNSSNSDWSHLDNGSICSLSITNGKDILYPEGSNRSSVRFHALSGFYAVNTMLNLSPRANLTKIWEKGQQLCEKSWTGSNSSAEQYCFKVPYLASLVEDALCVADREIIFGPGNISWTLGAGLMEGKHLWQSSTNSAIGVLSLGNTMIISSPLILFVVLVCLLLIVYYSQVKLPMPGRKISAVRASLPSYLCPRRQPA, encoded by the exons ATGGATCCAAATTCGCCTTCAAAATCGAAACTTGAGATCAATGGAGTGATTGGTAGTCGAAAAGTATTGAAATTTGGGGTAGCCCTTCTTGTGATTATGTTAATTTGTGTGTTTTTTGTGTATTATATGTCAAAGACTGCATTTTTTACTGTTGTATTGGATTGTGGAAGTAGTGGTACAAGAGTGAATGTTTACGAGTGGCGAAAAGGGGGTTATTTGAGTGATTCTGATTTGCCGATTTTAGTGCATTCTTATCCGGATGATTTGGTGAAGATTGATGAAGGTTATAGTCAGAAAGGTGGTTGTTTTTATCATTGTGTGCAGACTGAGCCTGGTTTGGAtaaatttttggggaatttttcGGGAGTAAGTGAAGCGTTGAAGCCTTTGATTAGGTTGGCGGAATTATGGGTGCCTTTGGAAAGACATGGAGAGACTCCGATATTTGTTTTAGCTACTGCTGGATTGAGGAGGTTGTTAGATGATGATGCGAAAAAGATTTTGAAGGATGTGGAGGAGGTGGTGAAAGGACATGGTTTTATGTTTAGGGAAAGTTGGATTAGGGTGTTGAGTGGGAAAGAAGAAGCTCACTATGGTTGGGTTGCATTAAATTATCAGATGGGGATTTTCGGGAATTTATCAAGATTGCCTAGTCTTGGCCTTCTTGATTTAGGAGGTTCATCATTGCAAGTGGTGACAGAGATAGATGATCCGAGGGAAAATGAGAATGTTTTAAGGGCGAGAATTGGTTTAGTTGAGCATTGGATATTGGCATACTCGTTACCTGCTTTTGGTTTGAATGAAGGGTTTGATAGGACTGTTGCTATGCTCAGTCATACACAGGCACGTAAAGAAGGCACTCTTGGCACCTTTAGAGTCAGTCACCCTTGTTTGAGTTCTGCTTTTGTTAAGAACTATACTTGTGGTGGTTGCTTTGGGAAAAAAATTAATGATGTGAAAGAGTTGAGCACTTTATCTAGAGAAAATGATGCCCACTCCATTGTTTTAGTAGGAGATCCTAATTGGGAGAAGTGCAAAGGTCTTTCCAGAGCCGTTGCTGTTAATTCTAGCAATTCAGATTGGTCACACTTAGATAATGGTTCGATCTGTAGCTTGTCTATTACTAACG GCAAAGACATACTATATCCGGAGGGCAGTAACCGCTCAAGTGTACGTTTTCATGCTTTATCTGGGTTTTATGCTGTTAACACTATGTTGAATTTAAGCCCAAGAGCAAACTTGACAAAGATCTGGGAAAAAGGTCAGCAGTTGTGTGAAAAATCATGGACAGGATCGAATAGCTCTGCCGAGCAGTATTGTTTCAAAGTGCCATATTTGGCATCACTTGTTGAGGATGCTCTTTGCGTTGCTGACAGAGAGATAATTTTTGGTCCTGGGAACATTTCGTGGACGTTAGGAGCAGGGCTAATGGAAGGTAAACACTTGTGGCAGAGTAGTACAAATTCTGCCATTGGTGTTTTAAGCTTGGGGAATACTATGATAATTTCGTCTCCTCTCATTTTATTTGTTGTACTAGTATGCCTTCTACTTATCGTTTATTATAGTCAAGTTAAGCTGCCTATGCCAGGCAGGAAGATATCTGCTGTTAGAGCATCTTTACCTTCTTACTTGTGTCCTAGACGACAGCCTGCCTAA